From the Panulirus ornatus isolate Po-2019 chromosome 58, ASM3632096v1, whole genome shotgun sequence genome, one window contains:
- the LOC139766724 gene encoding putative nuclease HARBI1: MARPLAVVALLQELSKEDPEGHKNFLHIYPELFLEMVERLTPILKKEDTRMRNAQEEGLKLAVTLRHLATGNDYPSLQYSFIVSKASICRFIPIVCDAIIDSYKPEVMKCPKAPEEWKNVAQRFASKWNYFNCVGALDGKQVAIKKPRGGGSLYFNYKKFHSIVLMALSDANYKFLYIDVGTEGGAGDGGAWQMCTLARAINNNRAHFPHDTTLPNDDEPIPYHIVANDAFALKTWMMKPYSHQSQDPTEQLYSYRLSRARRVVENAFGLLQMRWRIFGRTMQQDVPVCKKLTMCACVMHNLTLQHYPIDRTVVNYEDQQHDVVPGTWREESLNLMMI; encoded by the exons ATGGCACGGCCTCTTGCCGTGGTTGCG CTGCTACAAGAATTGAGCAAAGAGGACCCCGAAGGACACAAGAATTTCCTACACATCTACCCAGAATTGTTCCTGGAGATGGTTGAGAGGCTGACGCCCATTTTGAAGAAGGAGGACACTAGAATGCGGAATGCACAAGAGGAGGGACTTAAGTTGGCGGTCACCCTCCGGCACCTGGCAACTGGGAACGACTATCCAAGTCTCCAATACAGCTTCATAGTCTCCAAGGCTTCCATATGCCGGTTTATCCCGATAGTCTGCGATGCCATTATCGACAGCTACAAACCAGAAGTGATGAAGTGCCCCAAGGCACCAGAAGAATGGAAGAACGTAGCACAACGATTCGCCTCAAAGTGGAACTACTTCAATTGTGTGGGAGCCCTGGATGGGAAGCAGGTCGCAATCAAGAAACCCAGAGGTGGAGGCTCACTGTACTTCAATTACAAAAAGTTCCACAGCATCGTCCTCATGGCCCTCTCCGATGCAAATTACAAGTTCTTGTACATCGACGTCGGTACAGAAGGAGGCGCTGGGGATGGAGGTGCCTGGCAGATGTGCACCCTGGCCAGGGCCATTAATAACAACCGtgcacacttccctcatgacacaaCTCTGCCCAACGACGACGAACCCATCCCCTACCACATAGTCGCCAACGATGCCTTCGCTCTCAAGACGTGGATGATGAAACCCTACTCCCACCAATCACAAGATCCCACCGAACAACTATACAGCTACAGACTATCTCGCGCTCGTCGTGTGGTGGAAAACGCATTCGGGCTGCTACAGATGAGATGGCGAATCTTCGGAAGGACGATGCAACAAGATGTCCCTGTTTGCAAGAAGCTAacgatgtgtgcatgtgtcatgCATAACCTGACACTGCAACACTACCCAATTGATCGCACCGTTGTCAACTATGAGGACCAACAACATGATGTCGTCCCTGGTACTTGGAGGGAGGAGTCACTGAACCTCATG ATGATTTAA